One segment of Echeneis naucrates chromosome 15, fEcheNa1.1, whole genome shotgun sequence DNA contains the following:
- the cog2 gene encoding conserved oligomeric Golgi complex subunit 2, with amino-acid sequence MNLPKGPESLCFDKDVFMKDDFDVDKFVAECRKQVQLEEMREDLESYYKLLKTAMVELINKDYADFVNLSTNLVGMDKALNQLSVPLGQLREEVMSLRSSVSEVIQDIDKQLSKQEDLQKKKVCVLKLIQVVRSVEKIEKILHSQNSKESSSLEISSPLLAGQILERIATEFNQLQFHAVQSKGMPLLDKVRPRIAGITSMLQQSLEGLLIEGLQTSNVDMVRHCLRTYATIDKTRDAEALVGQVLVKPYMDQVIVEEVVKSSANGLQLMYSRLLEFVPHHCRLLREVTGGAISSDKADTVPGYDFLVNSVWPEIIRAIEERLAYLFNPGNPEIFYERYSVSMEFVRRFERQCSSQASVKRLRVHPSYTSFNNKWNLPVYFQLRYKEIAGSLENAIADGLEAAPVGSAYHLQVSEVLWSCIVRCWSDNVYVLPLAHRFWKLTLQLYSRYAKFLDEVLTKTPPTEVTKELTRPLPSSASSTSSRTSMEDGGSESGSPASLSTKQLVFIAADIHKLQEQIPELSEMVRQRLEAVGFQNFAILEEALADSQSCLSSSVPTLNARMTQHLTERCCRFLKSASEVPRLYRRTNKDLPVRASAYMDNALRPLHQLLTDATGLVTPSTAQEWLRVALCDCTQRYYETISEVLSSVRKMEESLKRLKQARKSASTTTTAGSNGGPTDDSKIRLQLALDVEYLGEQIQKMGLQPNDISMFSTLMDLVKEARELAE; translated from the exons ATGAACCTGCCGAAGGGCCCAGAGTCTCTGTGCTTCGATAAAGATGTTTTTATGAAG GATGACTTTGACGTGGACAAGTTTGTGGCGGAGTGTCGGAAACAGGTCCAGCTggaggagatgagagaggaCCTGGAGTCTTACTATAAGCTGCTGAAAACAGCCATGGTCGAGCTCATCAACAAAGACTATGCAGACTTTGTTAACCTCTCCACCAACCTG GTGGGGATGGACAAAGCCCTCAACCAGCTTTCTGTGCCGCTGGGACAGTTACGAGAAGAGGTCATG AGCTTGCGGTCCTCTGTGAGTGAAGTAATTCAGGATATAGACAAACAGCTCTCCAAACAGGAGGATCTACAGAAAAAGAAG GTGTGTGTATTGAAGCTAATCCAAGTTGTGCGCTCAGTGGAGAAGATTGAGAAGATCCTCCACTCACAAAACTCCAAAGAATCCAGCTCTCTAGAAATAAGCAG TCCTTTGTTAGCAGGACAGATCCTTGAGAGAATAGCTACAGAGTTCAACCAGCTGCAGTTCCACGCTGTACAGAGCAAAGGCATGCCCCTCCTGGACAAAGTGAGACCT CGTATTGCAGGCATAACCTCCATGCTACAGCAGTCTTTAGAGGGCCTGCTGATTGAGGGTCTACAGACATCCAATGTGGACATGGTGCGTCACTGCCTGAGGACATATGCCACCATAGACAAGACCCGAGATGCTGAAGCCCTGGTAGGACAGGTGCTCGTCAAACCATATATGGACCAG GTGATAGTAGAAGAGGTGGTGAAGTCTAGTGCAAATGGTCTCCAGCTGATGTACTCCAGACTGCTGGAGTTTGTTCCTCATCACTGTAGGCTGCTAAGAGAGGTTACTGGAGGAGCCATATCCAG tgACAAAGCTGATACTGTGCCAGGTTATGATTTCCTGGTGAACTCTGTGTGGCCAGAGATAATCAGAGCGATAGAGGAAAGGCTGGCCTACCTCTTCAACCCTGGAAACCCTGAAATATTCTATGAG CGCTACAGTGTGAGTATGGAGTTTGTGCGAAGGTTTGAGCGTCAGTGCAGCTCACAGGCCAGCGTGAAGAGGCTGAGAGTGCATCCCTCTTATACCAGCTTCAACAACAAATGGAACCTGCCTGTCTACTTTCAACTACG GTATAAGGAGATAGCAGGAAGTCTGGAGAACGCCATAGCTGATGGACTCGAGGCAGCGCCAG TTGGCAGTGCATACCACTTGCAGGTATCTGAAGTGTTGTGGTCCTGTATAGTAAGGTGCTGGTCAGACAATGTCTATGTGTTACCCTTGGCCCATCGCTTCTGGAAGCTTACACTGCAGCTATACTCACGATATGCCAAGTTCCTTGATGAG GTGTTGACTAAGACTCCACCCACTGAAGTGACGAAAGAGCTAACCAGGCCTCTGCCCAGCTCAGCCTCCTCTACCTCTAGCCGAACGTCAATGGAAGATGGTGGCAGTGAGAGTGGGAGTCCTGCCTCTCTGTCCACCAAACAGCTGGTTTTCATTGCCGCAGACATTCATAAACTGCAGGAGCAG ATCCCAGAGTTGTCAGAAATGGTCAGACAGCGTTTAGAAGCAGTTGGATTCCAAAACTTTGCTATTTTGGAAG AGGCTTTAGCAGACTCCCAGTCATGCCTCTCAAGTAGCGTTCCTACTCTGAACGCTAGGATGACGCAGCACCTGACTGAGCGCTGCTGCCGCTTCCTGAAGAGTGCATCTGAAGTTCCACGACTGTACCGCAGGACTAATAAG GATCTGCCGGTCCGTGCATCAGCATACATGGACAACGCCTTACGTCCTTTACACCAGTTGCTGACAGACGCAACAGGCCTCGTCACTCCTTCTACTGCACAGGAATGGCTCCGAGTTGCACTTTGTGACTGCACACAGAG ATACTATGAAACCATCTCAGAGGTACTGAGCTCAGtaagaaagatggaggagagtcTGAAGCGACTGAAGCAAGCCAGAAAAAGTGCAAGTACAACAACCACGGCAGGATCAAACGGTGGACCCACAGATGACAGCAAGATTCGTCTTCAACTGGCACTGGATGTGGA